The Thermoplasmata archaeon DNA segment GAGCCGAAGATGAGAAGCGAGATTCCGGATGCTCCGAAGCCGGCAGTGATGGTCGACGCCAACGGCATTTCCGATGCAATAAAGGCAGGGTTGAGAGCAAGCGCCAGGTTTACGATTGCCACCATGAGAAAGATCGTGCCCACGACGATCGAATCGAGCCAGAGCCGACCGAACCCTGGAACAAATACCACACGATGCCTATCGCTATTAGGGGATTTGGGACTTTGCTTGCTTTTCCAAAGTAGTCGAGACTACCCCCTGGAAAATACTCCCTGACATAAAGGCTTAAAAGGGGACGCCTCTACTCGCGGACGCTCCCGATATCCTCGTGTGATGTCCGGAGGTATGTCTATGCCGAAACCGAAGGAATCTCTGAACCCGTTTGAGGTCGCTCGAGAACAGATCGACCGGGCCGGGAAGAAGTTGAACCTGGATCCCGATGTCCTGGAGCTCCTCAAGCACCCGAAGCGCGAACTCCATGTGAACTTCCCCGTCAAGATGGACGATGGACACACGAAGGTCTTCACCGGCTATCGTGTGCAGTACAACGACGCCCGCGGGCCGTTCAAGGGCGGCATCCGCTACCACTGGAACGTGAGCATCGACGAGGTTCGAGCCCTCGCGTGCTGGATGACGTGGAAGTGCGCGGTCATGGACATCCCCTACGGCGGAGCCAAGGGAGGCATCATCTGCAACCCCAAGGAGTTGTCCCGGGCGGAGAACGAGCGCATGACGCGCCGCTACGCGTCCGAGATTTCCATCGTCATCGGGCCCGAGAAGGACATCCCCGCGCCGGACGTCTACACGGACGGCCAGACGATGTCCTGGATCATGGACACGATTTCCATGCACAAGGGCTACACGGTGCCGGGCGTCGTCACGGGCAAGCCGATCCCGATTGGCGGTTCCCTAGGGAGGGACGAGGCCACGGCCCGCGGCGCGGTCTACACGACCCGCGAGGCCGCCAAGAAGATCAAGCTCAACTTGAAGGGCGCCACCGTCGCGGTCCAGGGATTCGGCAACGCCGGGTATCACTACGCGCGCCTCATGCAGGACGAGTACGGCGCGAAGGTCGTCGCCGTCTCGGACAGCAAGGGCGGCATCTACAGCGAGAAGGGCTTCGACCCCAAGGAGGTCCTCGTCTACAAGGAGAAGACCGGCTCCGTGGTCGGCTTCCCCGGGACCAAGAAGATCACGAACGAGGAGCTCTTCGAACTCGCCGTGGACATCCTGTCCCCCGCAGCCCTGGAGAACCAGATTACCTCGGAGAACGCGCCCCGCATCAAGGCGAAGATCAGCGCGGAGTGCGCGAACGGCCCGACCACCCCTGAGGCGGACGACATCCTGTTCAAGAAGGGCGTCCTCGTGATCCCGGACATCCTCGCGAACGGCGGCGGTGTGACCGTCTCCTACTTCGAGTGGGTCCAGGACCTCGCGAACTTCTTCTGGACGAAACCCGAGGTCGACGCGAAGCTCGAGGGCGTCATGGTCCGCGCGTTCGACGCGGTCTGGAAGATGCACGACGAAAAGAAGTGTGACATGCGCCAGGCCGCCTACATGGTCGCGATCAACCGCGTCGCCGAAGCGTACAAGTGGCGCGGCATCTACCCGTAGCCACGCAACCGTGGGGGCCACCCGGCCCCCCTTCCCACTTTTCGTTTCCCGAGTCGGAGCGAGGCCGCCGCGAGCCCACGCTGCGGCCGCACGACACGATTAAATAGCGTCGTTCCCTCGCACGGTTGTATGCCCCTCAAACTCGTGGTCTGCCTGAAGCAGATTCCCAATCCGGACCTCCAGTTCTCCATCGCGCCGGGCGGGAAGGACATCAAGCGCGACACGCTGAACTACAAGACGAACGGCTCGGACGAGTACGCCCTCGAGGAGGCGGTGCGGCTCAAGGAGAAGCACGGAGGACGCGTCGTCGCGCTGACGCTCGGGCCGAAGCGCGCGGACTCCATGCTCCGCGAAGCCCTCGCGAAGGGCGCGGACGAGGCCGTCCGCGTCGCCTACGACGACGGCGGCGGCTACGACGTCGGTAAGACCGCCCGGATCCTCGCCGCGGCCGTAAAGACGATCCCCCACGACCTCGTGCTCACGGGCGTCCAGTCGGACGATCTCGTGAACTCCGCGAGCGGTGCACTCCTCGCGTCCCGCCTCGGCTTGCCCCACGTGAGCGTCGCGACGAAGGTCGAGCTCCAAGGCGGCGGCATCGAGGTGTGGAGCGAGCTGGAGGGCGGCCTCTCCCGGCGCTACCGCGCTCCGCTCCCCGCGGCCGTGTCGATCCAGTTCGGGGCCAACGTGCCCCGGTATGCGCCTCTCCCCGCGATCATGAAGGCTTCGCGGCAGCCGATCAAGGAGATCGCCCCCGCGGCCCTCGGGGTGGCGAGCTGGGACGCGCTCGCGGTGCCCTATGCCTTTGCGATCCGCAGGCTCTCGCCGCCCGAGGCGAAGGGCCACGCGACGATGATCACGGGGAGCGCCGAGGAGCAGGCGAAGAAGCTCGCCCAGATGCTCCGCGAAAAGGGCTTCGTGCGGAGGTGAGAACGTGGGCAAGGACATTCTCATCCTGGCGGAGCACCTCGAGGGGAAGCTCGCCCCCTCGACCCTGGAGCTTGTCGCGAAGGGACGCGAGCTCGCTTCCCAGTCCGGTGGCGTAGCGAGGGCCGCCCTCTTGGGTCACGGCGCCGGGGGCCTCGCGCAGACCATGGCCGGGTACGGACTCCCGGTCCTCCACATCGACGATCCCGCGCTCGCGGAGTACACGGACGACGGATACGGTCAGGCACTCCGGAGCCTGGTCGAGTCGAACGGACCGCGGATTGTGCTCGTCGCGCACACGGCCCAGGGCTACGACGTCGCCCCCGGCCTCGCCGGTGCGATGGATCTCCCCCTGGCGTCCAACTGCATCGACGTGCGCCTCGAAGGCCAGAAGCTTGTCGTCGTGCGACGCTTGCTCAACGAGAAGATCCAGGGGGAGTTCGAGCTCGCCTCCGAGAAGCCGTACGTGGTGACGCTTCGCCCCGGCACGGCGAAGCCCGCGGAGCCCGCGCCGGGCGGCAGTGTGATCCCCACGCCGATTTCGATCGAGACGTCGAAGATCCGGACCGTGTTCCTGGGCATCGAACGGCCTCAGGTCTCCGACATCGACATCGCCGCAGCAGATGTGATCGTCTCCGCGGGCCGCGGCATCCAGAAGAAGGAGAACCTTCCCATGGTCGAGGAGTTCGCGAAGCTCCTCGGGGGCGTCGTCGGCGCCTCCCGCCCGCTGACCGACATGGAATGGCTCCCGAAGACACGGCAGGTCGGTCAGAGCGGGAAGACCGTGCGGCCCAAGCTCTACGTCGCGTGCGGGATCAGCGGCGCGATGCAGCACGTCGCGGGGATGAAGGACGCCGGTCTGATCGTCGCGATTAACACGGACCCCAGCGCGCCGATCTTCGAAGTCGCCCATGTCGGGATTGTGGGGAACGTGCTCCAGATCCTTCCCCTGGCGATCAAGGATCTCAAGGGTTGAAGCCCCCGGCGACCGCCCGTAGCGTTCATCCAGATGCACAGACCCTAATCGTGATCGTGCGATGAGACCGCGGATTCAAGCAAGGACATGGTCCCGAAATCAACCTTGTTTAAGGTTGCATCGGACGACCGCGAAACCTTTTCTCCCGTGGTGCCCTCCGTGGCTCGCAGCCCATGGCTCGTCGTCGGCTTCTGTCCGAGAGTGAGGTCCGCGCACGCCTCGCCGAAATCCCAACGTGGAAGCGTCAGGGCAAGCGAATCGTGCGGGCGTGGACCTTCAAGGATTTTCCCGAAGCCCTCGCGTTCATCAATCGCGTCGGGCGACTCGCCGAGGAGGCGAACCACCACCCCGACATCGAAAACTCATGGGCCACGGTCACCCTGAGCCTCACCACGCACGATGCGCGCGGACTCACGGATCGTGATTTCGACCTCGCGCGGAAGATTGACGGTCTGTCGTGACGCGGCCCGACGGAATTTTCGACCGTTGTACAAGAACTTCGACCGTCGTACAAGATTCCTTAAGGTCAAGGGCTCCGGTCCGCGCTCGCCCAAACAACTGGAGGGGCGAAGAATGCGGAAGGCAAGGTATGTTGCGGTCGCGATTGTCGCGGCGCTAGCTTTGCTCGTAGGAGTCTTCGCTTATCCTGTGGTGGCCGGGATTCATCCCCTCGCGGCCGGCACCGGAACGCCGGCGACCGCGGGCCACTCCAGGACGGCGGACGACTCCCCGGGCAACGAAACGAACGAAACGGAAACGGGCGACCACCAGGTCAATGAAACGGAGAACGAGACGGGTTCGGCCCCGTCCGGCTCGGACGTCAACGACACGGAGAACGACACGGGAAGCGTCTCCGGCGACCAGGGTGCGACCGGCTCGGGCGAGGACGGTTCGAGTGGCGCGTCGGGCGTCGATGTCTCGGCGATCGAGAACTCGATCGTGTCTGCGACGGACTCTCTCGCGGCCGAGCTCGTCTCGGGTGCACGACTTGTGGTCTCGGCGAGCTTGAGCTCGCTCTGAGGTGCATCACCGCTCCGACCGAGAACGGCTGCACGAAGCGATAGGGGATCGCCCTCCCATCCGGCAGTCCCCTATACGGATTTTTCCAGAATCTCCGCGATGTCCATCCGCGCGAGGTCTTCGCGGTTCTTCGTCTTCGCCGCGTCGTCGAACATGATCAGGCAGTACGGGCACGCGGACGCCACGGTCTTGGCGCCCGTCTCCATCACTTGGTCGAGGCGGTGGTGGTTCACCTTCTCCCCGACCTTCTCCTCCATCCACATCCTCGCGCCGCCCGCGCCGCAGCAGAACCCGCGGTCGCGGCACATCTTCATCTCCACGCTCCGCACCCCGGGCAGCCGCAGGAGGACGTCCCTCGGCTCGTCGTACACCTTGTTGTACCGACCCAGGTAGCAGGCGTCGTGGAACGTGAGGAATTCCTCGACGTCCTTCGTGGGCGTGAGCTTGCCTTCCTTGAGGAGTCCATCGAGGAAGACGG contains these protein-coding regions:
- a CDS encoding electron transfer flavoprotein subunit alpha/FixB family protein, giving the protein MGKDILILAEHLEGKLAPSTLELVAKGRELASQSGGVARAALLGHGAGGLAQTMAGYGLPVLHIDDPALAEYTDDGYGQALRSLVESNGPRIVLVAHTAQGYDVAPGLAGAMDLPLASNCIDVRLEGQKLVVVRRLLNEKIQGEFELASEKPYVVTLRPGTAKPAEPAPGGSVIPTPISIETSKIRTVFLGIERPQVSDIDIAAADVIVSAGRGIQKKENLPMVEEFAKLLGGVVGASRPLTDMEWLPKTRQVGQSGKTVRPKLYVACGISGAMQHVAGMKDAGLIVAINTDPSAPIFEVAHVGIVGNVLQILPLAIKDLKG
- a CDS encoding 4a-hydroxytetrahydrobiopterin dehydratase, translating into MARRRLLSESEVRARLAEIPTWKRQGKRIVRAWTFKDFPEALAFINRVGRLAEEANHHPDIENSWATVTLSLTTHDARGLTDRDFDLARKIDGLS
- a CDS encoding electron transfer flavoprotein subunit beta/FixA family protein, whose product is MPLKLVVCLKQIPNPDLQFSIAPGGKDIKRDTLNYKTNGSDEYALEEAVRLKEKHGGRVVALTLGPKRADSMLREALAKGADEAVRVAYDDGGGYDVGKTARILAAAVKTIPHDLVLTGVQSDDLVNSASGALLASRLGLPHVSVATKVELQGGGIEVWSELEGGLSRRYRAPLPAAVSIQFGANVPRYAPLPAIMKASRQPIKEIAPAALGVASWDALAVPYAFAIRRLSPPEAKGHATMITGSAEEQAKKLAQMLREKGFVRR
- a CDS encoding Glu/Leu/Phe/Val dehydrogenase, translated to MPKPKESLNPFEVAREQIDRAGKKLNLDPDVLELLKHPKRELHVNFPVKMDDGHTKVFTGYRVQYNDARGPFKGGIRYHWNVSIDEVRALACWMTWKCAVMDIPYGGAKGGIICNPKELSRAENERMTRRYASEISIVIGPEKDIPAPDVYTDGQTMSWIMDTISMHKGYTVPGVVTGKPIPIGGSLGRDEATARGAVYTTREAAKKIKLNLKGATVAVQGFGNAGYHYARLMQDEYGAKVVAVSDSKGGIYSEKGFDPKEVLVYKEKTGSVVGFPGTKKITNEELFELAVDILSPAALENQITSENAPRIKAKISAECANGPTTPEADDILFKKGVLVIPDILANGGGVTVSYFEWVQDLANFFWTKPEVDAKLEGVMVRAFDAVWKMHDEKKCDMRQAAYMVAINRVAEAYKWRGIYP